A part of Leptospira wolffii serovar Khorat str. Khorat-H2 genomic DNA contains:
- a CDS encoding adenylate/guanylate cyclase domain-containing protein translates to MQEGSGSNQILEFPLDEKISVYARKFSPETGELDIWMEEIHTRGIQEVIFWGSQEDAHRWRSNAKFPVFVRALKEDKISISTLDGEKFRASSDSVRKLEKFLRSKSHPILLMYSGLEEEPLSDLLEKSFPKETPALQTYTPYSPKISPEKQRPKKAESIGGNHSEDFKASRITIRVKLLAIVSAIVVLSMGFMIGIATNLFRNYTVSLIQEYNLSLARLTGLQVGIRVRELSQKSADFFDSFNQTPSQGSDLRKIPAPAFISSFFFSQPKVLAWGKYSGGDSILFLNPRFLRDLRKDEEEIRHLWASISKEDKEKIFSSDSEILQLTNISSKFGFPAVLFKEKEIKGKGFGFFLISPQDLWESARSALQTELFAIWVVDSRGRLVAHTEESETLSDKDYSRNPLVQFLLRNPADNGSQTSVFEGKETLGSFQQLEDGNLAVVSSIEADKAFEAVYRIRRQNFYILVSVLSVAFLVVFLFSRTLTVPIINLLSATRQIERGHYKVAIRPVTRDEVGVLTNSFLKMAHGLEEREKIKDTFGKFVNKEIAERALAGDMSLGGVTKDVAVFFSDLRNFTGMSEKLKPSEVVEFLNAYFTEMVECIYLTEGIVDKFIGDAIMAHWGALYSDGNDTRNAVNAALLMRNALLEFNRIGLEIGRPQARFGCGINTGPVVVGQIGSEKKLEFTVIGDAVNLASRIEYLTKEFGTDILVSDSSYQQVKDHYRFEMLPKVWIRGKEEPQQLYAVLGWLEDPDCPKDLKEVRRICGIAEPESPSKAIAH, encoded by the coding sequence ATGCAAGAGGGAAGCGGCTCGAATCAAATCTTGGAATTTCCCTTGGATGAAAAGATCTCGGTTTACGCGCGAAAATTTTCGCCGGAGACGGGAGAATTGGATATCTGGATGGAGGAAATCCATACCCGAGGAATCCAAGAGGTGATCTTTTGGGGGAGCCAGGAAGATGCGCATCGTTGGAGGTCCAACGCAAAATTTCCCGTCTTCGTACGGGCTCTCAAAGAGGACAAGATTTCGATTTCCACGCTAGACGGAGAGAAATTCAGAGCCTCTTCGGATTCTGTACGCAAATTGGAGAAATTTCTCCGCTCCAAATCCCATCCGATTCTTCTCATGTATTCGGGATTGGAAGAAGAGCCTTTATCGGATTTACTCGAGAAAAGTTTTCCTAAGGAAACTCCCGCACTTCAGACTTACACTCCTTATTCTCCCAAGATTTCTCCGGAAAAACAAAGACCCAAGAAAGCGGAAAGTATAGGCGGCAATCATTCCGAGGATTTCAAGGCCTCTCGTATCACGATTCGAGTCAAACTGCTTGCGATCGTAAGCGCGATCGTAGTGCTTAGCATGGGATTCATGATCGGAATCGCCACAAATCTTTTCCGTAACTATACGGTTTCTTTAATACAAGAATACAACCTAAGTCTTGCTCGTCTCACCGGCTTGCAGGTGGGAATTCGAGTCAGAGAGCTTTCCCAAAAATCGGCGGACTTCTTCGACTCATTCAATCAAACTCCTTCTCAAGGGTCGGATCTGAGAAAGATTCCGGCTCCCGCTTTTATCTCCTCGTTCTTTTTTTCCCAACCCAAGGTTTTAGCCTGGGGAAAATATTCGGGAGGAGATTCCATTCTGTTTTTGAACCCGAGATTTTTGAGGGACCTGAGAAAAGACGAGGAGGAGATCCGCCACTTATGGGCCTCGATTTCGAAAGAAGATAAGGAGAAAATATTCTCCTCGGATTCCGAAATTCTTCAGCTAACAAATATTAGTTCTAAATTCGGATTTCCTGCCGTTCTATTTAAGGAGAAGGAAATAAAAGGAAAAGGCTTCGGATTCTTCCTCATCTCTCCCCAAGACCTTTGGGAATCGGCGAGATCCGCTTTGCAAACGGAATTATTCGCGATTTGGGTGGTGGACTCTCGGGGTAGACTCGTAGCGCATACGGAAGAATCGGAGACCTTATCGGACAAGGATTACTCCAGAAATCCTTTAGTACAGTTCCTACTTAGAAATCCGGCGGATAACGGATCCCAGACCTCCGTTTTCGAAGGCAAGGAGACGTTAGGATCCTTCCAACAATTGGAAGACGGCAATCTGGCAGTAGTCTCCTCCATTGAGGCGGATAAGGCCTTCGAAGCTGTGTACAGAATCAGAAGGCAGAATTTCTATATTCTCGTCTCCGTACTATCCGTGGCATTTTTAGTCGTCTTCCTCTTCTCCCGAACTCTTACCGTTCCCATTATCAATCTACTCAGCGCCACCAGGCAAATCGAAAGAGGGCATTACAAGGTAGCCATACGACCCGTGACTCGGGACGAGGTGGGTGTGCTTACAAATTCCTTCCTTAAAATGGCTCATGGACTGGAAGAAAGGGAAAAGATCAAGGATACGTTCGGAAAATTCGTGAACAAGGAAATCGCCGAACGCGCGTTAGCCGGAGATATGTCTTTGGGCGGAGTTACCAAGGATGTGGCCGTATTCTTCTCCGACCTTAGGAATTTTACCGGAATGTCCGAGAAACTCAAGCCGAGCGAGGTGGTGGAGTTTCTGAATGCCTACTTCACCGAAATGGTGGAATGTATCTACCTCACGGAAGGGATCGTGGATAAGTTCATCGGAGACGCGATCATGGCTCATTGGGGCGCCTTGTATTCGGACGGAAACGACACTAGAAACGCGGTGAATGCGGCTTTACTTATGAGAAACGCTCTTTTGGAATTTAATCGGATCGGGTTGGAGATCGGCAGGCCCCAGGCAAGATTCGGTTGCGGAATCAATACCGGCCCGGTGGTCGTGGGACAGATAGGATCCGAGAAAAAGCTGGAGTTCACGGTCATCGGGGATGCGGTCAATCTCGCATCCAGGATAGAATATCTTACCAAGGAATTCGGAACGGATATATTGGTTTCGGATTCTTCCTACCAGCAAGTAAAAGACCATTACAGATTCGAAATGTTGCCCAAGGTTTGGATCCGAGGTAAGGAGGAGCCGCAACAATTATACGCCGTTTTAGGTTGGTTGGAGGATCCAGATTGCCCCAAGGATCTGAAAGAAGTCCGCAGAATCTGCGGCATCGCCGAACCGGAATCCCCTTCTAAAGCCATCGCACATTAG
- a CDS encoding FecR family protein, translating into MDWRTYKRELQVGAFCFAVLGVSLYLLYFESRSGNGSGKEMMGTVSFRYKTAQRKFPDRMLWEDLDQGMPVYDRDSIRTDESSEAIVFLKSGTRIELDPQSMVVLQLKESRENLDLNEGNILVESGKKVLSVIAGTVGLEAKLGSRFQVTREGDQTRVEVQHGELDWNEGGSTKLTLGEKETALDGEKVSKNWNLVSPEDSYRYFPNEPKQNVEFRWEGGEEGTLEISTKRDFSSKFFKRSFREGNHKQPFEEGIYFWRVVSKDGHRISEVRKFRVLPNSPVQLHYPKKDLVQEDRTVSFSWAKQKIASGYKLQISTDPNFSSFAETQLFRTNFSLTLEPGPYYWRVQSYTNLPGTEALSETRKFSIVSAQKSAVSDKATPTQEGNLDNSELSLEYPKNASVVDMTGKESLSFRWKMSAKQKQTEWKFRLFLKKGSGEELIFEKKTKGDRFSFRDLEKLDVGTFRWSVESESDPNLKTQAEFRIQLREELEAPETKSSGARP; encoded by the coding sequence ATGGATTGGAGGACATATAAAAGGGAGTTGCAAGTCGGAGCGTTTTGCTTCGCCGTCTTAGGGGTATCACTGTACTTATTGTATTTCGAATCCCGTTCCGGGAACGGTTCCGGTAAGGAGATGATGGGAACGGTTTCCTTCCGATACAAGACCGCCCAAAGAAAATTCCCGGATAGAATGCTTTGGGAGGATCTCGATCAAGGCATGCCGGTCTACGACAGGGACTCCATTCGTACGGACGAATCCTCGGAGGCCATAGTATTCCTAAAATCCGGAACCAGGATAGAATTGGATCCCCAGTCTATGGTGGTTCTGCAATTGAAGGAGAGTCGGGAAAATCTGGATCTAAACGAAGGGAATATTCTCGTGGAAAGCGGGAAGAAAGTTCTATCCGTAATCGCCGGAACCGTAGGACTGGAAGCCAAATTGGGTTCCCGCTTCCAAGTTACTAGAGAAGGAGATCAAACCAGAGTGGAGGTCCAACACGGAGAGTTGGACTGGAACGAAGGAGGTTCCACGAAACTCACATTGGGCGAAAAGGAAACCGCATTGGACGGGGAGAAAGTTTCCAAGAATTGGAATCTTGTATCTCCCGAGGACTCGTATCGGTATTTCCCGAACGAACCCAAGCAGAATGTGGAGTTTCGTTGGGAAGGAGGAGAAGAGGGCACTCTCGAGATTTCCACCAAGAGGGATTTCAGCTCCAAGTTTTTCAAAAGATCGTTTAGGGAAGGCAACCATAAGCAACCCTTCGAGGAAGGAATCTATTTTTGGAGAGTGGTTTCCAAGGACGGCCACAGAATATCGGAGGTTAGGAAATTCAGAGTATTACCGAATTCTCCCGTCCAGTTGCATTATCCTAAAAAGGATCTGGTCCAGGAAGATAGAACCGTTTCCTTCTCTTGGGCCAAGCAGAAGATCGCTAGCGGCTACAAATTGCAGATTTCGACGGATCCGAATTTTTCCTCGTTTGCCGAGACACAACTATTTCGAACGAATTTTTCCCTTACCCTGGAACCGGGGCCTTACTATTGGAGAGTGCAATCTTATACAAATCTTCCGGGTACGGAAGCATTGTCCGAGACTCGAAAATTCTCCATCGTTTCCGCCCAGAAGAGCGCCGTTTCGGATAAGGCGACACCGACTCAGGAGGGAAACTTAGATAATTCGGAATTGTCCCTGGAATATCCTAAGAATGCGTCCGTTGTGGATATGACCGGTAAAGAAAGTCTTTCCTTCCGCTGGAAAATGTCCGCCAAACAGAAACAAACGGAATGGAAATTCCGTCTCTTCTTAAAGAAGGGGTCGGGAGAAGAATTGATCTTCGAAAAGAAAACGAAAGGCGATCGTTTTTCTTTTCGCGATTTAGAAAAGCTGGATGTAGGAACCTTCCGCTGGTCCGTAGAATCCGAATCCGACCCGAATTTAAAAACGCAAGCTGAATTCAGAATCCAACTCAGGGAAGAGTTGGAGGCCCCGGAAACCAAATCTAGCGGCGCCCGCCCTTAA
- a CDS encoding DUF1554 domain-containing protein, translating into MKTRIYQFFRIFFLGVGISLFSYCSKPFPNSDFLLLLGLAIPGQYLFVTSSSYSGDLGGIAGADLKCQSAKLADGADLPGLPLEYQALLAGPGRAPGGAGWPLSANTSYFAMTPANTLIFHTTSGALPVIPLDSGIPGSSLNYWTGLDGVLAAGANCNGWMDSTVAFDAEYGVSGDTSIGAFNQGFANPCDTPNMRLLCVRN; encoded by the coding sequence ATGAAAACGCGCATTTATCAGTTTTTTAGAATATTCTTCCTGGGTGTCGGGATCTCTTTGTTTTCTTACTGCTCCAAGCCTTTTCCGAATTCAGATTTCTTACTCTTACTAGGCCTTGCGATTCCTGGCCAATATCTATTCGTGACCTCCTCTTCGTATAGCGGTGATTTGGGAGGAATTGCCGGTGCCGACTTGAAATGCCAATCGGCAAAATTGGCAGATGGCGCCGATCTTCCCGGTCTACCTTTGGAATACCAGGCCTTACTTGCGGGTCCCGGTAGAGCGCCGGGAGGAGCCGGCTGGCCACTTTCTGCGAACACGAGTTATTTTGCCATGACTCCGGCGAACACTCTGATCTTTCATACCACCTCGGGAGCGCTTCCCGTAATTCCTCTGGATTCGGGAATTCCCGGTAGTTCTCTCAATTACTGGACCGGATTGGATGGTGTCTTGGCGGCCGGAGCCAACTGCAACGGTTGGATGGATTCTACCGTTGCTTTCGATGCCGAATACGGAGTCTCGGGAGATACAAGTATCGGTGCCTTTAACCAAGGATTCGCAAATCCTTGTGATACACCGAATATGCGTCTTCTTTGCGTTAGAAATTAA
- a CDS encoding response regulator, which produces MNSQPAVCKLYLVDDHAILREGLRLIISGQSDLEIIGENGNAEQALDEIGKLEPDILITDISMPGVSGIDLVKGVKRYYPKVQVIILSRHDNEEYIQKLVDLGINGYVLKDDAGEDLLRAIDAVRRKETYLSPRIATRVLSGIGRKKTGDQPEEGPSVFSVLSDRERQILKLISEGNSNEKIGKLLHISPATVKVHRANIMKKLDLHKVADLVVYAIRAGIVES; this is translated from the coding sequence ATGAACTCTCAACCGGCTGTTTGCAAACTTTATCTCGTGGACGACCACGCCATTCTCAGGGAAGGTCTCAGATTGATCATTTCCGGTCAAAGCGATCTGGAAATCATCGGCGAAAACGGAAACGCCGAACAGGCATTAGACGAGATCGGTAAATTGGAGCCGGATATTCTGATTACCGATATCTCCATGCCCGGAGTCAGCGGAATCGATCTCGTCAAGGGAGTCAAAAGATATTATCCCAAGGTGCAAGTCATCATTCTCTCCAGACACGATAACGAAGAATACATCCAAAAGCTAGTGGATCTGGGAATCAACGGATACGTTCTGAAAGACGATGCGGGCGAGGATCTTTTACGTGCGATCGATGCTGTCAGAAGAAAGGAAACCTATCTCAGTCCCAGAATCGCCACGCGCGTACTTTCCGGGATCGGCCGCAAAAAAACGGGAGACCAACCGGAAGAAGGTCCTTCGGTATTCTCCGTATTATCCGATCGGGAAAGACAAATCCTGAAATTGATCTCGGAAGGAAATTCCAACGAGAAGATAGGGAAGCTTCTTCATATCTCCCCTGCTACTGTAAAAGTGCATAGAGCCAATATCATGAAGAAATTGGATCTACATAAGGTCGCAGACTTGGTAGTTTATGCGATCCGAGCGGGAATCGTAGAAAGTTAA
- a CDS encoding sensor histidine kinase → MKRKDNRQPATNSEKEQASLYFPALVEEISPIVALDQNNIVRFANASFKKEFRLRFQSPIGKNLFSLIKLDSKEEANLRENLQKARKTRLQNQEFRKGSKSYGYSIFRFRNNLGMILKNITENKKLEKKVATLHTQVLASQEEERSRLARELHDGVGQLILAAKLHFQAYQKSEKEHPQSFAAGLGLIDRASQELREIYTNLQPSSLKELGLEAAFNSLANQIFPLQKIKVKSEYKVPEKIPQLVQNQVYRILQEICANILKHSQANKVELKIFSEKETLVVSAKDNGKGFKEKEARIKSTGYGLENIRRRTEDLNGTLFLESEPGKGTQYVIRIPLKKRSKEKP, encoded by the coding sequence TTGAAACGTAAAGACAATCGTCAACCTGCGACAAATTCCGAAAAAGAACAAGCCTCCTTGTATTTTCCCGCATTGGTGGAGGAAATCTCCCCCATCGTCGCCTTGGACCAAAATAATATCGTGCGATTTGCAAACGCTTCCTTTAAGAAGGAATTTCGCCTCCGCTTCCAAAGTCCGATAGGCAAGAATCTATTCTCCTTAATCAAATTGGATTCCAAAGAAGAAGCGAACCTCAGGGAAAATCTACAAAAAGCCAGAAAGACCAGGCTCCAAAACCAGGAATTCAGAAAAGGATCCAAGTCCTACGGATATTCCATCTTCCGTTTCCGAAATAACCTGGGGATGATTCTGAAGAATATCACAGAGAATAAAAAGTTAGAGAAGAAGGTGGCGACTCTTCACACTCAGGTACTGGCCTCCCAGGAAGAGGAAAGGTCCAGACTCGCAAGGGAATTGCACGACGGAGTCGGACAGTTGATTCTCGCCGCAAAATTACATTTCCAAGCTTACCAGAAGTCGGAGAAGGAACATCCTCAATCCTTTGCCGCCGGATTGGGATTGATCGACCGCGCGAGCCAGGAACTGCGGGAAATCTACACGAACCTACAGCCTTCTTCTTTGAAAGAACTCGGGTTGGAGGCAGCTTTCAATTCTTTAGCGAATCAAATCTTTCCTTTACAGAAAATCAAAGTGAAATCCGAATACAAGGTCCCGGAAAAGATTCCCCAGCTCGTGCAAAATCAAGTGTATCGGATCCTGCAGGAAATCTGCGCAAATATTCTGAAGCATTCCCAGGCAAATAAAGTGGAGCTGAAAATTTTCTCCGAAAAGGAGACCCTCGTCGTTTCCGCAAAAGACAACGGAAAAGGATTTAAAGAAAAAGAGGCTAGAATAAAATCTACAGGATACGGGTTGGAGAATATCCGTAGAAGAACCGAAGATTTAAACGGCACCCTATTTCTGGAATCCGAACCGGGAAAGGGAACCCAATATGTCATTAGAATTCCTTTAAAGAAACGTTCCAAGGAGAAACCATGA
- a CDS encoding LruC domain-containing protein, with protein MTPKYRIFPLFLLVFGLSVSISCSSASDPNYAWLLGLTSGGTPTAAPSGPTDFGIDINDETAPTDFVFDTTRTITVNLQVIDPVAPVDGSMVQITVPSAIPGAASNKSIFKAYTNPSGEVTGSFTIDGDAKTVHLQVEAYGKFYDVDISIINVTKIDRRISVGFTATTTIILDSDGDGIPDFEDVYPNDPNRVSVIRIPAEDYYTISFEDLFPKQGDADFNDYVVRSYFEEDLNKAGEVVRVRAYYTHVAKGAGYNHTLRFALPNAEVTSYSLIRVGTDGTTVEENLSGTGPSITDLELLGNSSTTIPSSNASRSNTTFAKGKTAKLEVILSSPVSKLVLGPAPYDTFLRVINTGKDIHSAGKFFDASGKDIYRDATGFPWALLVPGNFQWPYEATDIRTSYPQFKTWYESLGTADTDWFRNPNTADVFPSTL; from the coding sequence ATGACCCCCAAATATAGAATATTCCCCCTTTTCTTGCTGGTTTTCGGACTCTCCGTCTCAATTTCCTGCTCTTCTGCCAGCGATCCTAATTACGCCTGGCTCTTAGGCCTTACCTCGGGAGGAACGCCCACGGCGGCTCCGAGCGGCCCCACGGATTTCGGAATCGATATCAACGACGAGACTGCTCCTACGGATTTCGTTTTCGATACTACCCGTACGATCACCGTAAATCTTCAGGTCATCGATCCTGTCGCTCCGGTAGACGGAAGTATGGTACAGATCACTGTGCCTTCCGCGATACCTGGAGCCGCTAGTAATAAATCCATTTTCAAAGCCTATACCAATCCGAGCGGAGAAGTGACCGGTAGTTTCACCATAGACGGGGACGCGAAGACCGTGCACTTGCAAGTGGAAGCTTACGGAAAATTCTACGATGTGGATATCAGCATCATCAACGTGACCAAGATAGATAGAAGGATCTCGGTGGGATTCACAGCGACTACTACCATAATCTTGGATTCGGATGGGGACGGAATTCCCGATTTCGAAGACGTTTATCCGAACGATCCGAACCGTGTGAGCGTGATTCGTATTCCCGCAGAGGATTATTATACGATCTCCTTCGAAGACTTATTTCCCAAACAGGGAGATGCGGACTTCAACGACTATGTGGTTCGTTCCTACTTCGAAGAAGATTTGAACAAAGCGGGAGAAGTGGTGAGAGTGAGAGCCTATTATACTCACGTAGCTAAGGGAGCCGGATACAATCACACTCTCAGATTTGCATTACCGAACGCCGAGGTGACTAGTTATTCTCTTATCCGAGTCGGAACGGACGGAACCACGGTGGAGGAAAACCTAAGCGGTACCGGTCCGAGCATCACCGATCTAGAACTTTTGGGAAATAGCTCCACTACGATTCCTTCTTCCAACGCTTCCAGATCCAATACCACTTTCGCAAAAGGAAAGACCGCGAAACTGGAAGTGATCCTGTCCTCTCCCGTCTCCAAGTTGGTTTTAGGACCTGCCCCTTACGATACCTTCCTTAGGGTCATCAATACCGGAAAGGATATCCATTCTGCGGGAAAATTCTTCGACGCATCCGGAAAAGATATCTATAGGGATGCAACCGGGTTCCCTTGGGCTTTATTGGTTCCAGGCAATTTCCAATGGCCTTACGAGGCTACGGATATCCGCACGTCTTATCCTCAATTCAAGACCTGGTACGAATCTTTAGGAACCGCGGATACCGATTGGTTCCGAAATCCGAACACCGCCGATGTGTTTCCTTCCACGCTCTAA